A window of Hyalangium gracile contains these coding sequences:
- a CDS encoding ankyrin repeat domain-containing protein encodes MTPTNLFEAIEHADLSALERLLAAGADPDEADVHAYQATPLSYACDRGETGAVRILLSAGADPNVSAYAPPLVAAATHGFAELVEILLKAGASVNDADETGTGALWIAAANGFADIARCLVEAGANREQADHDGQSPADVALENGHAALANYLADPTRYPATHAFWRSSKKNARKAAQARRDAVQKEAAGGAPAEPEWTFSGGIARSPWATQDFPSIASQGNLKLARAMLDAGLDPDWTQFKGHATALMQAARAGELAMVELLLTRGARPGHRTEKGLTALHMALFKPSARLHTPVVERLLAAGADPNAADQEGQRPLHMALSHAIPDIVKALIAAGGDPFLRDRAGRAPADWAPTRGKHAATIQALLEEARASR; translated from the coding sequence ATGACACCCACCAACCTGTTCGAGGCCATCGAGCACGCCGATCTCTCCGCGCTGGAACGCTTGCTCGCCGCCGGCGCCGACCCGGACGAGGCCGACGTCCATGCCTACCAGGCCACCCCACTGTCCTACGCCTGCGATCGCGGCGAGACGGGGGCCGTGCGCATCCTGCTCTCCGCCGGGGCGGATCCGAATGTGTCCGCCTATGCGCCGCCCCTGGTGGCAGCGGCCACGCACGGCTTCGCCGAGCTCGTCGAGATCCTTCTGAAGGCCGGCGCCAGCGTGAATGATGCGGACGAGACGGGGACTGGGGCGCTGTGGATCGCCGCCGCCAATGGCTTCGCGGACATCGCGCGGTGTCTGGTCGAAGCCGGCGCCAACCGGGAGCAGGCGGACCACGACGGACAGTCGCCGGCGGACGTGGCGCTGGAGAACGGTCACGCAGCCCTGGCGAACTACCTCGCCGACCCGACGCGCTATCCGGCCACGCATGCCTTCTGGCGTAGCAGCAAGAAGAATGCGCGCAAGGCCGCACAGGCGAGGCGGGATGCCGTACAGAAGGAGGCCGCGGGCGGCGCCCCGGCGGAGCCGGAATGGACCTTCTCCGGTGGCATCGCGCGCAGCCCATGGGCGACGCAGGATTTTCCGTCGATCGCCAGCCAGGGCAATCTGAAGCTGGCCCGGGCCATGCTGGATGCCGGTCTCGACCCCGACTGGACCCAGTTCAAGGGCCATGCGACGGCGCTGATGCAGGCCGCGCGCGCTGGCGAGCTGGCGATGGTCGAGCTGCTGCTGACCCGGGGAGCCAGGCCCGGCCATCGCACCGAGAAGGGACTCACCGCGCTGCACATGGCCTTGTTCAAGCCGTCGGCGCGCCTGCATACCCCGGTGGTGGAGCGGCTGCTGGCGGCGGGGGCGGACCCCAACGCGGCCGATCAAGAAGGTCAGCGCCCACTGCACATGGCACTGAGCCATGCCATCCCGGACATCGTGAAGGCGCTGATCGCGGCTGGCGGTGACCCCTTCCTTCGTGACCGCGCGGGGCGCGCACCGGCGGACTGGGCGCCCACCCGTGGCAAGCACGCGGCCACCATCCAGGCCCTGCTCGAGGAAGCCAGGGCCTCCCGGTAG